A genomic segment from Helicobacter sp. NHP19-012 encodes:
- a CDS encoding Mrp/NBP35 family ATP-binding protein, producing the protein MVTQEGVLDVLKKVIYPNFEKDIVSFGFVKNITLHENKLALLLDIPSSSPQVADTLRAEITSKMQELGLTCRIDIKTPAKRDRTQQAEQATKNLAPNIKHVVMISSGKGGVGKSTTSVNLAIALAGLKQKVGLLDADVYGPNVPRMLGLMQTNPTTDPSGKKLIPLEAFGVRVMSMGLLYEEGQSLIWRGPMLMRAIEQMLTDIIWGELDVLVVDMPPGTGDAQLTLAQAVPIGAGITVTTPQTVSLDDASRSLDMFSRLQIPIAGIVENMSGFICPKCAHESHIFGKDTLNALAKQYKTQVLAQIPLEVQVREGGDSGMPISVSNPKSVISQAYSQAASKLLDFLAQVKAQNLADNKSIQPTIH; encoded by the coding sequence ATGGTTACACAGGAAGGCGTTTTAGATGTCTTAAAAAAGGTCATTTACCCCAATTTTGAAAAGGACATTGTGAGCTTTGGCTTTGTGAAAAACATCACTTTGCACGAAAACAAGCTCGCCCTTTTGCTCGACATTCCCTCAAGCTCCCCACAGGTGGCAGACACGCTAAGGGCAGAGATCACAAGCAAAATGCAAGAGCTGGGGCTAACCTGCCGCATCGATATCAAAACCCCCGCTAAAAGGGATAGGACGCAGCAAGCCGAGCAGGCCACGAAAAATTTAGCCCCTAACATCAAGCATGTGGTGATGATAAGCTCGGGCAAGGGAGGCGTGGGCAAGAGCACCACGAGTGTGAACTTAGCCATCGCTTTGGCGGGCTTAAAGCAAAAAGTCGGGCTTTTAGATGCGGATGTCTATGGCCCCAATGTGCCCAGAATGCTAGGGCTCATGCAAACCAACCCCACCACTGATCCCAGCGGTAAAAAGCTCATCCCCCTAGAAGCCTTTGGGGTGCGGGTGATGAGCATGGGGCTGTTGTATGAAGAGGGCCAAAGCCTCATTTGGCGCGGACCCATGCTCATGCGTGCTATTGAGCAAATGCTGACCGACATCATTTGGGGCGAGCTAGATGTGTTGGTCGTGGACATGCCCCCGGGCACAGGCGATGCCCAGCTCACCCTCGCCCAAGCCGTGCCTATCGGTGCCGGTATCACCGTCACCACACCCCAAACCGTGAGCCTAGATGATGCCAGCCGCAGTTTGGATATGTTCTCAAGGCTGCAAATCCCCATTGCCGGGATTGTGGAAAATATGAGCGGGTTCATTTGCCCTAAATGTGCGCATGAGAGCCATATTTTTGGCAAGGACACTTTAAACGCACTTGCCAAGCAGTATAAAACCCAAGTGCTCGCGCAAATCCCCCTAGAGGTGCAGGTGAGAGAGGGGGGTGATAGCGGCATGCCCATTAGCGTGTCTAACCCCAAATCCGTCATCAGCCAAGCTTACAGCCAAGCCGCCAGCAAGCTACTAGACTTTTTAGCCCAAGTGAAGGCGCAAAACCTTGCGGATAACAAGAGCATCCAGCCCACTATCCACTAA
- a CDS encoding FUSC family protein — MPLLAQLKRTIHLYDPGYFSLIFALKTTLTTFLCAGLGAFFFGHAIVIWAGFQTVFIYALSLVISDKEHEIYYFVVFIAISCVNVLLFYPMAHFGVWLCVPIFVMTFLVGMSTAYSLDLHKVCNAALSNGLVTCLYIDAHASLDLQQTLFMILMLGTLSILLQSFVVVSKYSYFIKKRFSTLLSSMDLMLQYINSPADYTHIKTQVLAQIHNTKLILTSRSGRIKDPLAVRNLQRALFQLHALEEIYHSIHSIYGELGSLDAVRQEIRKNLQTLSNIFTKQDLQLDKQALNALDPNFDKVLQHSIAIIYNKMEVFIMGGEEQAKQTDPVHKPSLRHILDALNTKNPIFQYASKYALAMGIAVFIARYFGFNHGMWIAMATLLVSRFSLGSTKEVQVELVLGSAVGLAVGLAVVWLFAKSVVFDGFLVVSVFLFIYLRVYSYAIWAASLMFAFVLCFSLLRQDFVDMVAFRVADLALGIGIVYVVFLFVWPKYDRDEFIQHMRHLVATLRCLLEDASQHKTHALSTQNTFLKQLDAFRLCLKSARAETSDANTLNALLRGLQSIDMLDTCSYRLYDYCLNVSLPEEKQLLLDNNTQLLLNRYTQMSNYLHNKPHYFKAKEGGRLLKVDSELDNLLETIFFAQNKLFEELMYVFKY, encoded by the coding sequence ATGCCCCTCTTAGCTCAGCTCAAACGGACGATTCACCTCTACGACCCGGGCTACTTTAGTCTCATTTTTGCCCTAAAGACCACTTTAACCACTTTCCTTTGTGCCGGGCTAGGGGCGTTTTTCTTTGGGCATGCGATTGTGATTTGGGCGGGCTTTCAAACCGTCTTCATCTACGCCTTAAGTCTTGTGATCAGCGATAAAGAGCACGAAATCTATTACTTCGTGGTGTTCATTGCCATCAGTTGTGTCAATGTGCTCTTGTTCTACCCCATGGCGCATTTTGGGGTGTGGTTGTGCGTGCCTATTTTTGTCATGACTTTTTTGGTGGGCATGTCCACTGCTTACAGCCTAGATTTGCACAAGGTTTGCAACGCCGCCCTGTCTAATGGCTTGGTAACCTGTTTGTATATTGATGCCCACGCCTCCTTAGACTTGCAACAAACCTTGTTTATGATTCTAATGCTGGGCACTCTAAGCATTTTGTTGCAATCCTTTGTGGTGGTGTCTAAATACAGCTACTTCATCAAAAAACGCTTTTCTACCCTGCTCTCTAGCATGGATTTAATGCTGCAATACATCAACAGCCCCGCCGACTACACCCACATCAAAACCCAAGTGCTCGCCCAAATCCACAACACTAAATTAATTCTAACCTCCCGCTCGGGGCGCATTAAAGACCCCCTAGCCGTGCGTAACCTACAACGCGCCCTCTTCCAGCTACATGCCTTAGAAGAGATTTACCATTCCATCCACTCCATTTATGGAGAGCTGGGCTCTTTAGACGCAGTGCGCCAAGAAATCCGCAAAAACCTCCAAACCCTCTCTAATATTTTCACCAAGCAAGACTTGCAGCTTGACAAGCAGGCTTTAAATGCCCTAGACCCGAATTTTGACAAAGTTTTGCAGCACTCCATTGCCATTATTTACAATAAAATGGAGGTTTTTATCATGGGAGGTGAGGAGCAAGCCAAGCAAACCGACCCCGTGCATAAGCCCTCACTAAGGCACATCCTAGACGCGCTAAACACCAAAAACCCCATTTTCCAATACGCCTCTAAATACGCTTTGGCCATGGGGATTGCGGTTTTCATCGCCCGCTACTTTGGCTTTAACCATGGCATGTGGATTGCCATGGCAACCCTTTTAGTGTCGCGTTTTAGCTTAGGCAGCACCAAAGAAGTGCAAGTGGAGTTGGTGCTAGGCTCGGCGGTGGGGCTGGCGGTGGGGCTGGCGGTGGTGTGGCTCTTTGCTAAAAGCGTAGTGTTTGACGGCTTTTTGGTGGTGAGCGTGTTTTTATTCATTTACCTTAGGGTGTATTCTTACGCCATATGGGCGGCTTCGCTCATGTTTGCCTTCGTGCTGTGTTTTTCTCTGCTTAGGCAGGATTTCGTGGATATGGTTGCTTTTCGGGTGGCGGATTTGGCGTTGGGGATTGGGATCGTGTATGTGGTGTTTTTGTTTGTGTGGCCCAAATATGATCGGGATGAGTTTATCCAGCACATGCGCCACTTGGTCGCCACCTTGCGCTGTTTGCTAGAGGATGCGAGTCAGCATAAAACCCACGCCCTAAGCACCCAAAACACCTTTTTAAAGCAATTAGACGCGTTTAGGCTGTGCCTAAAGAGCGCAAGGGCGGAAACCTCAGATGCCAATACCCTAAACGCGCTCTTAAGGGGCTTGCAGTCCATAGACATGCTCGACACCTGTAGCTACCGCCTCTACGATTACTGCCTCAATGTGTCTCTGCCCGAAGAAAAGCAGCTCTTGCTCGACAACAACACCCAACTACTCTTAAACCGCTACACCCAAATGTCCAACTACCTTCACAACAAACCCCACTACTTCAAAGCTAAAGAGGGTGGACGGCTCTTAAAAGTTGACAGCGAGCTAGACAACCTGCTAGAGACCATCTTTTTCGCCCAAAATAAGCTCTTTGAAGAGCTCATGTATGTGTTTAAGTATTAG
- a CDS encoding restriction endonuclease subunit S: MNNGVDGYVAPPDYMKIYQNKITIANSGSVGSCFYHPYPFVTSDHCMVVWLKDRELNRHLALFCTTILRHGVQHKYGFNREINKERLLEERFKLPVMGGGIAYDVMENFIRALEKQQIERVKALWEDKSSAYE, from the coding sequence TTGAATAATGGCGTGGATGGCTATGTCGCTCCGCCCGACTACATGAAAATCTATCAAAACAAAATCACCATAGCCAACAGCGGGAGCGTGGGCAGTTGCTTTTACCATCCCTACCCCTTTGTCACCTCGGATCATTGCATGGTGGTGTGGCTGAAAGATAGAGAACTTAACCGCCATTTGGCCCTCTTTTGCACCACGATTTTACGCCATGGCGTGCAACACAAGTACGGCTTTAACCGCGAAATCAACAAAGAGAGGCTTTTAGAGGAGCGCTTTAAACTGCCGGTGATGGGTGGGGGTATTGCTTATGATGTGATGGAGAATTTTATACGCGCTCTAGAAAAGCAACAAATCGAAAGAGTTAAAGCGTTGTGGGAGGATAAATCAAGTGCCTACGAGTAA
- a CDS encoding HsdM family class I SAM-dependent methyltransferase: MFLNTPSARKLPVMIEVKGLKGRLYKYDEKTNSLDLRTNAIKNYALNGALHYANVVLDYSYSYNEAIAIGINGYEEAGKIHKKYALYYLNTKHLAVPQKIGDFKNLGILADLERLDKALDNLTLSEAERNKVLEKLEEETEDQLKKINQFLEDGILDFDEDKRVPLLVGIIMAATGVPYKISALTLEDLKSEQDKDTHDGKEFIQKIKAFLNAKKLPQEKNELILNKLETVFIHSKLWSFDGYTTASTAESPLKNIYGRFLEGVHPLVKKLTSTADIAGKLFNVLTGWLKVPDNKKNDVVLTPSEAVDLMVELAQANQDSFVWDYAAGSGAFLISSMNKMIKDCREKITNPKDREDKIIKIKNEQLLGIEKNTDIYLMGILNMLLLGDGSANFLHQNSLKDFKGNYGQGAKEGKPFNATVFLLNPPYSVDGKGFIFVERALERMTSGRAVVIIQENAGSGNGYPYTKRILEHSTLVASIKMPLDLFVGKSSVQTAIYVFDVGEAHRKSKKVKFIDFSHDGYTRAARKKAWASTNLRDTDHAKERYAELVALVLGDACKTDFYKDCYIEDTINTEGKDWTYAQHQQIDTTPKMGDFSGSVAEFLAYEVSLVLKGTEEKPFTHA; this comes from the coding sequence TTGTTTTTAAACACGCCCAGCGCGCGCAAACTGCCTGTGATGATCGAGGTCAAGGGACTTAAGGGGCGTTTGTATAAATACGATGAAAAAACCAATAGCCTAGACTTACGCACCAATGCCATTAAAAATTACGCCCTCAATGGGGCGTTGCACTACGCCAATGTGGTTTTAGACTACAGCTACAGCTACAACGAGGCGATCGCGATCGGGATCAATGGCTATGAAGAGGCGGGCAAGATTCATAAAAAATATGCCCTTTACTACCTCAACACCAAGCATTTAGCCGTGCCCCAAAAAATCGGGGACTTTAAAAATTTGGGGATTTTGGCGGATTTAGAGAGGCTAGATAAAGCCCTAGACAACCTCACCCTAAGCGAAGCAGAACGCAATAAAGTCCTTGAAAAATTAGAAGAAGAAACAGAGGATCAGCTCAAAAAGATAAACCAGTTTTTAGAAGATGGCATTTTAGACTTTGATGAAGATAAGCGGGTACCCCTGCTTGTGGGGATAATTATGGCGGCTACGGGCGTGCCTTATAAAATCTCTGCCTTGACTTTAGAGGATTTAAAAAGCGAGCAGGACAAGGACACCCACGATGGAAAAGAGTTTATCCAAAAAATCAAAGCCTTTTTAAACGCCAAGAAGTTACCCCAAGAAAAAAACGAACTGATCCTCAATAAACTCGAGACCGTTTTTATCCATTCTAAGCTGTGGTCGTTTGACGGTTACACCACTGCCAGCACCGCCGAAAGCCCCTTAAAAAATATTTATGGGCGGTTTTTAGAGGGGGTGCATCCGCTTGTTAAAAAGCTCACCAGCACGGCAGACATTGCGGGCAAGCTGTTTAATGTGCTCACTGGGTGGCTCAAGGTCCCCGATAACAAAAAAAATGATGTGGTGCTGACCCCCTCTGAGGCGGTGGATTTAATGGTGGAACTCGCCCAAGCCAATCAAGATTCTTTCGTATGGGATTATGCCGCTGGCTCGGGGGCGTTTTTGATCTCTAGCATGAATAAAATGATCAAAGATTGCAGAGAAAAGATCACAAACCCCAAAGATAGAGAAGACAAAATCATCAAGATCAAAAACGAACAACTGCTAGGCATTGAGAAGAACACTGACATTTACTTAATGGGGATTTTAAACATGCTCTTGCTAGGCGATGGGAGTGCGAATTTTTTACACCAAAACAGCCTAAAGGACTTTAAGGGCAACTACGGGCAGGGGGCAAAAGAGGGCAAACCTTTTAACGCCACCGTGTTTTTACTCAACCCCCCCTATAGTGTTGATGGTAAGGGCTTTATTTTTGTAGAGCGGGCATTAGAGCGGATGACTAGCGGACGGGCGGTGGTGATCATCCAAGAGAATGCGGGCAGTGGCAATGGTTACCCTTACACCAAGAGGATTTTAGAACACAGCACTTTAGTGGCGAGCATTAAAATGCCCTTAGATTTGTTTGTGGGTAAGTCCAGCGTGCAGACGGCGATTTATGTTTTTGATGTGGGAGAAGCACACCGCAAAAGTAAAAAGGTGAAATTCATAGACTTTAGCCATGATGGCTACACAAGGGCGGCACGCAAAAAGGCATGGGCGAGCACAAATTTAAGGGATACCGACCATGCCAAAGAACGCTATGCCGAGTTGGTCGCTTTAGTTTTGGGCGATGCATGCAAAACCGACTTTTATAAAGATTGCTACATTGAGGACACGATCAACACTGAGGGCAAAGACTGGACTTACGCCCAACACCAACAAATCGACACCACGCCTAAAATGGGCGACTTTAGCGGGAGTGTGGCGGAGTTTTTAGCCTATGAAGTGTCCTTAGTGCTGAAAGGCACGGAGGAAAAGCCCTTCACCCACGCCTAG
- a CDS encoding SMP-30/gluconolactonase/LRE family protein has product MAFKKWRFLALAGLLCGLLQAQEATYKVYNKVFSGLINTKEQPQLLYNNGKWLEGPQVLANGDVAVSDVNANEALLVQRNGTHFQVHPWFTPSGPQNGHALDWQGRLLATNYGKRGIERLEKGHWKVLVDSYNGQKFNSPNDLCVDRKGHIYFTDPKFWHNTQEKGGEYVYRYDPATHEIKRLNTPLLKIPNGIALSPDNQTLYVADSELAHDPKNKDLKHQILAYNIDGNGDLSNPRIFATIEPGFPDGIKVDPHGNLWVSNGHGISVFSPKGKMLGEIILPQVVSNLAFSLSPKALQILQQHKVFAAEDSPALLFVTSASNLYLFKLGEDF; this is encoded by the coding sequence ATGGCGTTCAAAAAATGGCGATTTTTAGCCCTTGCGGGGTTATTGTGTGGGTTGTTACAAGCGCAAGAGGCGACCTATAAAGTTTACAACAAGGTCTTTAGTGGGCTTATCAACACCAAGGAACAGCCCCAACTGCTCTACAACAATGGCAAATGGCTAGAAGGTCCGCAGGTCTTGGCAAATGGCGATGTGGCGGTGAGCGATGTAAACGCCAATGAAGCCCTGCTTGTGCAAAGAAACGGCACGCATTTTCAAGTCCATCCGTGGTTCACCCCATCAGGTCCGCAAAACGGGCATGCCCTAGATTGGCAGGGGCGACTGCTTGCCACAAATTATGGCAAAAGGGGGATTGAACGCTTAGAAAAGGGGCACTGGAAGGTGCTCGTGGACAGCTACAATGGGCAGAAGTTCAACAGTCCCAACGATTTATGTGTCGATCGCAAGGGGCATATTTACTTCACCGATCCCAAATTTTGGCACAACACACAAGAAAAGGGGGGTGAGTATGTCTACCGCTACGACCCCGCCACACACGAGATCAAACGCCTCAACACCCCACTTTTAAAAATCCCTAATGGGATCGCTTTAAGCCCAGACAACCAAACTTTATATGTCGCTGATAGCGAGCTAGCCCACGACCCTAAAAATAAAGACCTCAAACACCAAATCCTTGCCTACAACATCGATGGTAATGGGGATTTGTCTAACCCACGCATCTTTGCCACAATCGAGCCAGGCTTTCCTGATGGCATTAAGGTCGATCCGCACGGCAATTTGTGGGTGAGCAATGGGCATGGGATTTCTGTGTTTAGCCCTAAGGGCAAAATGCTGGGCGAAATCATTTTACCCCAAGTGGTGAGCAATTTAGCCTTTAGCCTGAGCCCAAAAGCCCTGCAAATCCTGCAACAACATAAGGTCTTTGCTGCTGAGGATAGCCCCGCCTTGTTGTTTGTAACCTCCGCCTCTAATTTGTATCTTTTTAAGCTTGGGGAGGATTTTTAA
- a CDS encoding selenocysteine-specific translation elongation factor, which produces MRRPKALPLDILGVLSCSVYDLESIQALKDFLSTYPFDKRQMGSDLEQLFRLYVDRVFVLPGRGVAVSGSVWGGVVQKGDQVFIAPLNQVAGVKTLHQHGQEVQKVGLHERVALQLQGVKAQDLKVGMLLTAKGYLRGFDRLDVQLSTYDKDPLRHNQSLGVQIGTHKLNARLLILEYPFATLVLDAPVFACYLDTAIISVNQRVWGAAKILNPIVDMLKKPVKLPLLKALAQGDLKSAFSLLVRAHKKGFGLLSSMQRFGCTHQRALEIANTLEGVLVDSKDFVLYPSETLKNVIYTLKNIYAQNPQALLSPKSLSFKHSYISPHLANLAFDTLAKEGFLKQERGLWLLAHQQLDKLQDKLQDKLYQLLLEGQLTPKAPYNLYDSLDIDRQVGDNALKALCQQKKVIRLCHNVFVAKSALDKILSVMLEILHLSGYLDVQLIKDKLSLSRKYAIAYLEHLDKLGYTYNQEGRRTLKNPPQA; this is translated from the coding sequence TTGCGCCGCCCTAAAGCCCTACCCCTAGACATTTTGGGGGTGCTCTCTTGTAGTGTTTACGATTTAGAGAGTATCCAAGCCCTAAAAGACTTCTTAAGCACCTACCCCTTTGACAAACGCCAAATGGGCTCAGATTTGGAACAGCTCTTTAGGCTGTATGTGGATCGGGTGTTTGTGTTGCCCGGGCGGGGAGTGGCTGTGAGCGGGAGCGTGTGGGGTGGGGTAGTGCAAAAGGGCGATCAAGTCTTCATCGCCCCCTTAAACCAAGTGGCGGGGGTAAAGACTTTGCACCAACACGGCCAAGAGGTGCAAAAAGTCGGCCTACACGAGCGTGTGGCGTTGCAGCTGCAAGGAGTCAAGGCACAGGATTTAAAAGTGGGCATGCTTTTAACCGCTAAGGGCTATTTGCGTGGCTTTGATCGGCTGGATGTCCAGCTTAGCACCTATGATAAAGACCCTTTAAGGCACAACCAAAGCCTAGGCGTGCAAATTGGCACGCATAAACTCAATGCCAGACTGCTCATTTTAGAATATCCTTTTGCCACTTTGGTGCTAGACGCGCCCGTTTTTGCCTGCTATTTGGACACCGCTATCATCAGCGTGAACCAGCGGGTGTGGGGGGCGGCAAAAATATTAAACCCCATTGTGGACATGTTAAAAAAGCCTGTAAAACTGCCCTTACTCAAAGCCCTAGCTCAAGGGGATTTAAAGAGTGCCTTTAGCCTGCTTGTGAGGGCGCATAAAAAGGGCTTTGGCCTGCTCTCCTCCATGCAACGCTTTGGCTGCACCCACCAAAGAGCCCTAGAGATTGCCAACACCCTAGAGGGCGTGCTGGTCGATTCAAAAGACTTTGTGCTTTACCCCAGCGAAACCCTAAAAAATGTGATCTACACGCTTAAAAACATCTATGCCCAAAACCCCCAAGCCCTCTTAAGCCCCAAAAGCCTTAGTTTCAAACACAGCTACATCAGCCCCCACCTAGCCAACTTAGCCTTTGACACTTTGGCCAAAGAGGGGTTTTTAAAGCAAGAGCGGGGGCTATGGCTCTTAGCCCACCAACAATTAGACAAGCTCCAAGACAAACTCCAAGACAAACTCTATCAACTGCTCTTAGAGGGGCAACTCACCCCCAAAGCCCCCTACAACCTTTACGACTCATTAGACATTGACCGCCAAGTGGGCGATAATGCCCTTAAAGCCCTATGCCAGCAAAAGAAAGTGATTAGGCTTTGCCATAATGTTTTTGTGGCTAAAAGCGCGCTGGACAAAATCCTAAGTGTGATGTTAGAGATTTTGCACCTAAGCGGTTACTTAGATGTCCAGCTCATCAAAGACAAATTAAGCCTTTCGCGCAAATACGCCATCGCCTACTTAGAACACCTAGACAAGCTCGGCTACACGTACAACCAAGAAGGCAGGCGCACCCTTAAAAATCCTCCCCAAGCTTAA
- a CDS encoding GTP-binding protein yields the protein MNPSYFLLGTCGHVDHGKSALIKALTGFEGDTSVHEKARGITIDLSFSHLKIAGRTLGFIDVPGHKSLVSTMVGGSFGFDAGLFVVDANEGVKEQSLEHALVLSLLKIPCILVLSKADKCQDIEASKEAICAALKPYP from the coding sequence TTGAACCCCTCTTATTTCCTCTTAGGCACTTGTGGGCATGTCGACCATGGCAAAAGCGCGCTCATCAAGGCACTGACGGGTTTTGAGGGCGATACCAGTGTGCACGAAAAGGCTAGAGGGATCACCATTGATCTAAGCTTTAGCCATTTGAAGATAGCAGGGCGCACTCTAGGCTTTATTGATGTCCCCGGGCATAAAAGCCTAGTTTCTACCATGGTGGGGGGCAGTTTTGGCTTTGATGCGGGGTTGTTTGTGGTGGACGCCAACGAGGGCGTAAAAGAGCAGAGTTTAGAGCACGCTTTGGTGCTCTCGTTATTAAAAATTCCTTGTATTTTAGTGCTTTCTAAGGCGGATAAATGCCAGGACATTGAAGCGAGCAAAGAGGCCATTTGCGCCGCCCTAAAGCCCTACCCCTAG